In one window of Ruminococcus albus AD2013 DNA:
- a CDS encoding TIGR03943 family putative permease subunit, translated as MSRKKLPVYLFLGPLESGKTNFIEKIVSNDKFGLDKNILILVCEEGETEYDLSKFGDKNITLHIIDDIDELNAKSLDDIAVTKDIDIVVIEYNGMWHMNSLIANMPENWGVYESVFLADASVFEIYFQNMKSIIIDKLNVSDTVIFNRYENIAEINDLHRIVRSVNRRCKIFYCDDSGVMNPDNLKDPLPFDIDAETIMIKDEDYAIWYNDIMNEAAKYQGKTVRFKALINSRPELPKNVFAIGRYIMTCCEADMEFCWLLSLYNRYYPLEGEKWVSVTADVSVQNYEKQNLDVPVLKITDLYECEPPKEPIATF; from the coding sequence ATGAGCAGAAAGAAATTACCTGTCTATCTTTTTCTGGGTCCGCTTGAAAGCGGAAAGACTAATTTTATAGAGAAGATCGTTTCCAACGATAAATTTGGCTTGGACAAAAACATACTGATACTTGTATGTGAAGAAGGCGAAACTGAATATGACCTTTCAAAGTTCGGAGATAAAAATATTACGCTCCATATTATTGATGATATCGACGAACTTAATGCAAAGTCACTCGATGATATAGCCGTAACGAAAGATATTGATATAGTCGTTATTGAGTACAACGGTATGTGGCATATGAACAGTCTTATTGCGAATATGCCTGAAAACTGGGGCGTATATGAAAGCGTTTTCCTTGCTGATGCTTCGGTTTTTGAAATATATTTTCAGAACATGAAAAGCATTATCATCGACAAACTGAACGTCAGCGATACTGTGATATTCAACCGATATGAGAACATCGCAGAAATCAATGACCTTCACCGCATAGTCAGGAGTGTCAACAGGCGATGCAAAATTTTCTACTGCGATGACAGCGGTGTTATGAATCCCGATAATTTGAAAGACCCACTCCCCTTTGATATCGATGCAGAAACGATCATGATCAAAGATGAAGACTATGCCATCTGGTACAACGATATCATGAACGAAGCTGCCAAATATCAAGGAAAGACGGTCAGATTCAAAGCACTGATAAATTCCAGACCTGAACTTCCGAAAAATGTTTTTGCCATCGGACGGTACATCATGACCTGCTGTGAAGCTGATATGGAGTTCTGTTGGCTGCTGTCATTGTACAACAGGTATTACCCTTTGGAAGGCGAAAAATGGGTATCAGTAACGGCTGATGTTTCGGTTCAGAACTATGAAAAGCAGAATTTAGATGTTCCTGTACTGAAAATAACCGATCTATACGAATGTGAGCCACCAAAAGAACCTATCGCGACTTTTTAA
- the lepA gene encoding translation elongation factor 4: protein MTPKDKIRNFCIIAHIDHGKSTLADRILELTETVELREMEDQLLDNMDIERERGITIKARAVRLTYHADDGEDYYFNLIDTPGHVDFNYEVSRSLAACEGAVLIVDASQGIEAQTLANTYLAIEHDLEVLPVINKIDLPSADPDRACNEVENVIGIPAMDAPRISAKMGTNIKEVLERIVTDIPSPKGDDDAPLKALIFDSYYDSYKGVIIYVRVMEGHIKAGDTIRLIAAKAEFQTVEVGYMGAKDLVPVGELHAGEVGYITASIKDIGDTRVGDTVTNAENPCAESLPGYKKVNPMVFSGIYPADGAKYGDLRDALEKLMLNDASLSFEPETSIALGFGFRCGFLGLLHMEIIQERLEREYNLDLITTAPSVIYKVTMTNGETKYIDNPTNFPDPGTISSAEEPVVNAHIYTPSEFVGNIMELCQDRRGTFVDMQYIDENRVDLHYVLPLNEIVYDFFDALKSRTRGYASFDYELKGYEPSKLVKLDVLLNGEIVDALSFIVHEEKAYARGRRLTEKLKENIPRQMFEVPVQAAIGGKIIARETIKALRKDVLAKCYGGDITRKKKLLEKQKEGKKRMRQLGTVSVPQEAFMSVLKLDD, encoded by the coding sequence ATGACCCCAAAGGATAAAATACGTAATTTCTGCATAATTGCACATATAGACCACGGCAAGTCCACTCTCGCTGACCGTATTCTCGAACTCACCGAGACTGTTGAACTCCGTGAGATGGAAGATCAGCTGTTGGATAATATGGATATCGAGCGTGAGCGCGGTATCACCATCAAAGCGAGAGCTGTCCGCCTGACTTATCACGCTGATGACGGTGAGGATTATTACTTCAATCTCATCGACACCCCCGGTCACGTTGACTTCAACTATGAGGTCAGCCGTTCTCTTGCTGCCTGCGAAGGCGCTGTGCTTATCGTGGACGCTTCTCAGGGCATCGAGGCTCAGACTCTTGCGAACACTTATCTCGCAATAGAGCATGACCTTGAAGTTCTTCCTGTTATCAATAAGATAGACCTACCCTCCGCAGACCCTGACCGTGCCTGCAATGAGGTCGAGAATGTCATCGGTATACCTGCCATGGACGCTCCTCGTATCTCTGCGAAAATGGGCACCAACATAAAGGAAGTGCTGGAGCGCATCGTCACTGATATTCCCTCTCCCAAAGGTGATGATGATGCACCCCTGAAAGCGCTGATATTCGACAGCTACTATGATTCCTACAAGGGTGTTATAATCTATGTTCGTGTTATGGAGGGGCATATCAAGGCGGGTGACACTATACGTCTTATCGCTGCAAAGGCTGAATTCCAGACCGTTGAAGTCGGCTATATGGGCGCAAAAGACTTAGTACCCGTGGGCGAACTCCACGCAGGAGAAGTTGGTTACATCACCGCTTCCATCAAGGATATCGGTGATACCCGTGTTGGTGATACCGTAACCAATGCTGAAAACCCCTGTGCTGAATCTCTGCCCGGATATAAAAAAGTCAATCCAATGGTGTTCAGCGGTATCTATCCCGCTGACGGTGCTAAGTACGGCGACCTCCGTGATGCGCTGGAAAAGCTGATGCTGAACGATGCTTCCCTTTCATTTGAACCCGAGACCTCCATCGCGCTGGGCTTTGGCTTCCGCTGCGGTTTCCTCGGACTTCTCCACATGGAGATAATTCAGGAACGTCTAGAACGAGAGTATAACCTTGACCTCATCACAACAGCACCATCGGTTATATATAAGGTCACAATGACCAACGGCGAGACAAAGTATATCGATAACCCCACCAATTTCCCTGACCCGGGTACTATCTCTTCTGCGGAAGAACCTGTGGTCAACGCCCACATCTATACACCATCGGAGTTCGTGGGCAATATAATGGAACTTTGTCAGGACAGACGAGGAACCTTCGTGGATATGCAGTACATCGACGAAAACCGTGTTGACCTTCACTATGTCCTTCCCCTTAATGAGATAGTATATGACTTCTTCGATGCTTTGAAATCCCGCACAAGGGGCTATGCTTCTTTCGATTATGAACTCAAGGGTTATGAACCCTCAAAACTTGTAAAGCTTGACGTTCTGCTTAACGGCGAGATAGTCGATGCGCTGTCCTTCATCGTGCATGAGGAAAAGGCTTATGCACGCGGCAGAAGACTCACCGAAAAACTGAAAGAGAATATTCCACGTCAGATGTTTGAAGTGCCTGTACAAGCCGCCATAGGCGGAAAGATAATCGCCCGTGAAACCATAAAAGCACTGCGTAAAGACGTTCTTGCAAAGTGCTACGGCGGTGATATAACTCGTAAAAAGAAACTGCTAGAAAAGCAGAAAGAAGGTAAAAAGAGAATGCGTCAGCTGGGTACTGTATCTGTACCTCAGGAAGCTTTCATGAGCGTACTGAAGCTGGACGACTAA
- a CDS encoding GNAT family N-acetyltransferase, whose translation MIVYKDTHKFTAHQLERLFLSVNWESGKYPEKLVKAMRGYHTVYSAWENDELVGLICAMDDGIMTAYVHFLLIDPKYQGMGIGAELVRRIKEHYREYLSIVIIAYKDKTGFYEKCGFLKEDDTALPMIITKL comes from the coding sequence ATGATAGTATACAAGGATACCCACAAGTTCACAGCGCATCAGCTTGAAAGATTGTTTCTATCCGTAAATTGGGAATCGGGAAAGTATCCCGAAAAGCTTGTTAAAGCTATGCGAGGTTACCATACCGTTTACAGTGCATGGGAAAATGATGAGCTTGTAGGTCTGATATGTGCAATGGACGACGGCATTATGACGGCATATGTTCATTTTCTTCTGATAGACCCGAAGTATCAGGGTATGGGTATCGGTGCTGAACTTGTAAGGCGTATAAAAGAGCATTACAGGGAGTATCTGAGCATAGTGATAATTGCTTATAAAGACAAGACAGGTTTTTATGAGAAATGCGGTTTCCTGAAAGAGGACGACACTGCACTTCCTATGATAATCACAAAGCTTTAA
- the hisF gene encoding imidazole glycerol phosphate synthase subunit HisF: MLAKRIIPCLDVRDGKVVKGVNFEGIKEVGDPVECALEYNKQGADEIVFYDITASHEGRGVMLDVVRNTAKKVFVPLTVGGGIKTVDDIRETLRAGADKVSVNSQAVQNPQLIKDGADIFGSQCICVGVDAKAIGENKWTVFINGGRIDMKIDLIDWVKKCEQLGAGEICLNSIDTDGVRGGFDLPMLKAVVDAVKIPVIASGGAGKLGDFAEAFLKTDCSAALAASLFHFHELTVGQVKEDCRCKGIIVR, from the coding sequence ATGCTTGCAAAAAGGATAATACCCTGCCTTGATGTCCGTGACGGCAAGGTAGTAAAGGGCGTAAATTTTGAGGGTATAAAAGAGGTCGGAGACCCTGTTGAGTGTGCTCTGGAATACAACAAACAGGGTGCTGACGAAATTGTATTTTATGATATAACCGCGTCCCACGAGGGCAGGGGAGTCATGCTTGACGTAGTACGCAATACCGCGAAAAAGGTATTTGTCCCCCTGACCGTCGGCGGCGGTATAAAGACAGTTGACGATATCCGTGAGACCCTGCGTGCAGGTGCTGACAAGGTATCTGTAAATTCACAGGCTGTACAGAATCCTCAGCTTATCAAAGACGGCGCTGATATCTTCGGAAGCCAGTGTATATGCGTTGGTGTAGATGCAAAGGCTATCGGAGAAAATAAATGGACAGTTTTCATAAACGGCGGACGTATCGACATGAAAATAGACCTTATCGACTGGGTCAAGAAGTGCGAACAGCTTGGTGCAGGTGAGATATGCCTGAACTCCATAGATACCGACGGTGTGCGTGGAGGATTTGACCTGCCCATGCTGAAAGCCGTAGTTGACGCTGTAAAGATACCCGTTATCGCTTCGGGCGGTGCGGGAAAGCTTGGCGATTTTGCAGAAGCTTTTCTCAAAACCGATTGCTCCGCTGCACTTGCCGCAAGTTTGTTCCATTTCCACGAATTAACAGTTGGTCAGGTAAAGGAAGACTGCCGCTGCAAGGGTATCATCGTAAGGTGA
- a CDS encoding efflux RND transporter periplasmic adaptor subunit — MDNSKRFVILAICVVTAIFSGCGKKNKQDEIAVPILETKSVNYKTVNAEIRDISQKYEQPGIYSYPYSKKVRFDVSGQIKSIEIEAPCEVKKGQLLCTLYTDDLEEEIEKEKIRLDQVKSTVDTLYENNADANQILMAQYDVQIEQIRYDRMVASLDDYNVYAPCDGDFTIEQQGWNAYNVNSPVNEGAVFGYATDKNEKYLCVEVFDNKLSNVNFGTTVKLEQGTSSSTGTVTDIVFKDSGDYSKYTYVISPDNPDELMDFGDINVVFDIYSRLDSVVIPKKAVKELSGRTYVNLLIDGVKVEQDVELGIEDNGDVEIVSGLSGDEQIIIN, encoded by the coding sequence ATGGATAATTCAAAACGCTTTGTGATACTTGCGATATGTGTTGTAACTGCAATATTTTCAGGCTGCGGCAAGAAAAATAAGCAGGACGAGATCGCAGTGCCTATACTTGAAACAAAATCGGTTAATTACAAGACCGTGAATGCCGAGATACGTGATATTTCGCAAAAATATGAACAGCCCGGTATCTACAGCTACCCTTACTCTAAAAAGGTAAGATTTGATGTTTCGGGACAGATAAAGTCTATCGAAATTGAAGCGCCCTGCGAAGTCAAAAAAGGGCAGCTGCTGTGTACACTGTATACCGACGACCTGGAAGAAGAGATCGAAAAGGAAAAGATCAGACTCGATCAGGTCAAATCAACAGTTGATACTCTTTATGAGAATAATGCCGATGCAAACCAGATACTAATGGCACAGTACGACGTTCAGATCGAACAGATTCGCTACGACAGAATGGTGGCAAGTCTTGATGATTATAACGTCTATGCGCCTTGTGACGGCGATTTTACCATAGAACAGCAAGGCTGGAACGCATACAATGTCAACAGTCCTGTAAACGAAGGTGCGGTATTCGGTTACGCAACGGACAAAAACGAGAAGTACCTCTGTGTCGAAGTTTTCGACAACAAGCTTTCAAACGTTAATTTCGGTACGACTGTTAAGCTCGAGCAGGGTACGTCGTCCTCTACGGGTACGGTAACAGATATCGTCTTCAAGGACAGCGGAGATTACTCAAAGTACACTTATGTTATCTCCCCCGATAATCCAGATGAGCTAATGGATTTCGGCGACATCAATGTTGTGTTTGATATCTATTCGCGGCTTGACAGTGTTGTTATCCCTAAAAAGGCAGTAAAAGAGCTGAGCGGCAGGACATACGTCAATCTTCTGATAGATGGTGTCAAGGTCGAACAGGACGTTGAACTCGGCATCGAAGACAACGGTGATGTCGAGATAGTATCCGGGCTGAGCGGTGATGAACAGATCATTATTAACTGA
- a CDS encoding CobW family GTP-binding protein, which yields MNNKKIPVILITGYLGSGKTTLMQNLLKQEKRNIALIVNDMGSVNIDAAILNKNRDRVSSVEMVELQDGCICCSLRDEFIAEIERISKLPDIEAVFVEASGISEPSNIAASFVIYTEDNPDTNVYLSSVVSVVDADRIYREFLRELTMENDTDEGDIINLIIDQIEFCDLVILNKTDLLCPHQIEEVTKAIRDIQSEAEILPCINSEVDTNKILHGKEFDYHSVLASSSIQRALNTNEPTAKEACMDEYGITSFVYEETRPFDREKFMEFVDRYPTELIRTKGYVWFADDDVHIQLFEQAGRNASVTELNEWLASCPKEEIDAIMEAYPDIKDDWDDTYGDRINQLVFIGKGYKKADILSKLNACLATA from the coding sequence ATGAATAACAAAAAAATACCCGTAATTCTTATAACAGGCTATCTCGGTTCAGGAAAGACCACACTTATGCAGAATCTTCTAAAACAGGAAAAGCGCAATATTGCTCTTATCGTAAATGATATGGGCAGTGTTAATATAGATGCGGCTATACTGAACAAGAACCGCGACCGTGTTTCATCTGTCGAGATGGTTGAATTGCAGGACGGCTGTATATGCTGTTCTCTGCGCGATGAATTTATTGCCGAGATCGAGCGTATATCAAAGCTTCCCGATATCGAGGCTGTTTTCGTTGAGGCATCGGGCATCAGCGAGCCCTCAAATATTGCCGCTTCATTTGTGATCTACACCGAGGATAATCCCGATACAAACGTTTATCTGAGCTCGGTAGTATCCGTAGTTGATGCAGACAGGATATACCGTGAATTTCTTCGTGAACTTACTATGGAGAACGATACCGATGAGGGCGATATCATCAATCTTATCATCGACCAGATCGAATTCTGTGACCTTGTTATACTTAACAAGACAGACCTTCTCTGCCCTCATCAGATAGAAGAAGTTACAAAGGCTATACGCGATATACAGTCAGAAGCAGAGATATTACCGTGTATAAACAGCGAAGTCGATACAAACAAGATACTCCACGGAAAGGAATTTGATTATCATTCAGTGCTTGCATCATCTTCGATACAGCGTGCCCTTAACACTAATGAACCAACCGCAAAGGAAGCCTGCATGGACGAATACGGTATAACCTCATTTGTATATGAGGAGACCCGCCCATTTGACCGCGAAAAATTTATGGAATTTGTTGACCGCTATCCCACCGAACTTATTCGTACCAAAGGCTATGTATGGTTTGCAGATGATGATGTGCATATCCAGCTTTTTGAACAGGCAGGCCGAAACGCAAGCGTAACAGAGCTCAATGAATGGCTGGCTTCCTGCCCCAAGGAAGAGATAGATGCTATCATGGAGGCATATCCCGATATCAAAGACGACTGGGACGACACCTACGGCGACCGCATCAATCAGCTTGTTTTTATCGGTAAGGGGTATAAGAAAGCTGATATTCTTTCAAAGCTTAACGCCTGCCTGGCTACCGCCTGA
- the hisI gene encoding phosphoribosyl-AMP cyclohydrolase: MGKIKVDLNDLDKYFVKSELIPAICYEVNTKTVLMLAYMNKESLKKTLETGYTWFWSRSRQEYWNKGATSGHLQKVISIYGDCDDDTLLVNVEQTGVACHTGSYSCFFKEMYNENEEEK, translated from the coding sequence ATGGGAAAGATCAAAGTAGATTTAAATGATCTCGACAAGTATTTTGTCAAGAGCGAGCTTATACCTGCGATATGCTACGAGGTCAACACAAAGACCGTGCTCATGCTGGCATACATGAACAAGGAGAGCCTGAAAAAGACACTGGAAACAGGCTACACATGGTTCTGGAGCAGATCAAGACAGGAGTACTGGAACAAGGGCGCGACCAGCGGACATCTGCAAAAGGTGATATCCATTTACGGCGACTGTGATGATGATACACTGCTTGTAAATGTTGAGCAGACGGGAGTTGCCTGTCATACAGGTTCCTACAGCTGCTTCTTTAAGGAAATGTACAATGAAAATGAGGAGGAAAAATAA
- a CDS encoding alpha-amylase family glycosyl hydrolase, producing MWAYESVFYQIYPLGFCGAPFENDGVEESRILKVIDWIPHISKLGANAIYFSPVFDSDTHGYNTRDYRKIDCRLGTNEDFAKVVKELHAAGIKVVIDGVFNHVGRGFWAFQDVLKNRENSPYKDWFQINFGGNSNYNDGLWYEGWEGHFDLVKLNLRNPAVVDHILECVTQWVKEFDIDGLRLDVAYCLDFDFLKRLRQHANWVKEDFVLIGELLHGDYARWVNDEMLHSCTNYECYKGLYSSFNSMNMFEICHSLKNQFGSEGWCRYRGKHLLSFVDNHDVSRVASILTNDNHLPLIYGLLFGMPGIPCVYYGSEWGTKADKKDGDPALRVSFEKPEWNDLTDLIAKLAHIRTEYKCLSYGSINIPVLTNRQCIIEREYEGERILIAINADDQPYTAHFDARCGQAEELISGTVHDFGGGSELKPYSVEVWKMER from the coding sequence ATGTGGGCTTATGAAAGCGTTTTTTATCAGATCTATCCACTGGGTTTCTGCGGAGCGCCGTTTGAAAATGATGGTGTCGAAGAAAGCCGTATCCTGAAAGTCATCGACTGGATACCTCACATCAGCAAACTTGGCGCAAATGCCATTTATTTTTCACCTGTGTTCGATTCGGATACACATGGCTACAATACCCGTGATTACCGTAAGATAGACTGCCGTCTGGGTACTAACGAAGACTTTGCAAAGGTCGTTAAAGAACTTCACGCGGCAGGCATAAAGGTCGTTATCGACGGCGTTTTCAATCATGTGGGCAGAGGTTTCTGGGCTTTTCAGGATGTTCTTAAAAACCGCGAAAATTCGCCTTACAAGGATTGGTTCCAGATAAACTTCGGCGGAAACAGCAACTACAACGACGGTCTTTGGTATGAGGGCTGGGAAGGTCATTTCGACCTTGTAAAGCTCAATCTCAGAAATCCCGCGGTTGTTGACCATATACTGGAGTGCGTTACACAGTGGGTAAAAGAATTTGATATAGACGGTCTGCGTCTTGATGTTGCTTACTGCCTTGACTTTGATTTCCTAAAAAGGCTGCGTCAGCACGCAAACTGGGTCAAGGAAGACTTCGTCCTGATAGGCGAACTTCTTCACGGCGATTATGCACGCTGGGTCAACGATGAGATGCTTCATAGCTGTACCAACTATGAGTGTTACAAGGGACTGTATTCAAGCTTCAACAGCATGAATATGTTTGAGATATGCCATTCTCTGAAAAATCAGTTCGGCAGTGAGGGCTGGTGCAGATACCGCGGAAAGCATCTGCTGTCGTTCGTTGATAATCATGATGTAAGCCGTGTGGCAAGCATACTCACTAATGATAACCATCTGCCGCTGATATACGGACTGTTGTTTGGTATGCCGGGTATACCATGTGTTTACTACGGCTCTGAATGGGGTACCAAGGCTGATAAAAAGGACGGCGACCCCGCTCTCAGGGTGTCATTTGAAAAGCCCGAGTGGAACGACCTTACCGACCTTATCGCGAAACTTGCTCATATCCGCACTGAGTATAAGTGCCTCAGCTACGGCAGTATAAATATACCTGTGCTGACTAACAGACAGTGTATCATCGAGCGTGAATATGAGGGTGAGCGTATCCTCATTGCTATCAATGCTGATGACCAGCCCTATACTGCTCATTTCGATGCGAGATGCGGACAGGCTGAGGAGCTTATCAGTGGTACGGTTCACGATTTTGGCGGCGGCAGTGAATTGAAGCCCTATTCCGTGGAAGTTTGGAAAATGGAGAGGTAA
- the hisE gene encoding phosphoribosyl-ATP diphosphatase, which yields MTVYQEIFEVLKARKEQFDKGEAPEKSYTCYLYQQGVDKICKKVGEEAAETIIAAKNGDNAELMNEINDLLYHVMVLAVNQGLDWADVEKVLDERNEKIGNLKQFKTVDKNT from the coding sequence ATGACAGTTTATCAGGAGATATTTGAGGTACTGAAGGCAAGAAAAGAACAGTTTGACAAGGGCGAAGCACCCGAGAAGAGCTACACCTGCTATCTGTATCAGCAGGGCGTTGACAAGATCTGCAAAAAAGTCGGCGAGGAAGCAGCTGAGACAATCATTGCTGCAAAAAACGGCGACAACGCTGAACTCATGAATGAGATCAACGATCTGCTGTATCACGTAATGGTGCTGGCTGTAAATCAGGGTCTTGACTGGGCTGACGTTGAAAAGGTACTCGATGAGAGAAATGAGAAGATCGGTAATCTCAAGCAGTTCAAGACAGTTGACAAGAATACCTGA
- the hemW gene encoding radical SAM family heme chaperone HemW, producing the protein MTGIYVHVPFCLRKCPYCSFYSKPFDADTASKYVDAVCRNIVVYSGKGINADTLYFGGGTPSLLNAEQINRIIGEARKVFSLDNVEITLEANPCSVNEEKLRGYHKAGVNRISFGIQSTDDNRLGFLGRLHDFKTAVKAVETANTIGFENISADIMLGAAGETCDSLKKTIDTLCDLPVKHISAYMLKIEEGTAFNNDKIKSLTADDDLMSELYLTAVERLDLHGFKQYEISNFCKDGYESRHNNKYWTGEDYLGFGPAAHSFFGGVRYCCPPDTDAFTNAPVQPREVTEQSVNKGEEYILLGLRLCKGISLDIVKSYFGQPAAERLYSLAQEFSKHGLVKLKGDNISLTTQGFLLSNGIISQFIDIVE; encoded by the coding sequence GTGACGGGTATATACGTCCATGTGCCTTTCTGCCTCAGAAAATGCCCGTATTGCAGCTTTTACTCAAAGCCGTTCGACGCGGATACCGCATCGAAGTATGTGGATGCCGTTTGCCGAAACATCGTAGTATACAGCGGCAAAGGTATAAATGCCGATACGCTCTATTTCGGCGGAGGTACTCCATCCCTGCTGAATGCGGAACAGATAAACCGTATCATCGGCGAAGCAAGGAAAGTATTTTCACTTGACAACGTTGAAATAACCCTTGAAGCAAATCCATGTTCGGTCAATGAAGAGAAACTCCGCGGATACCATAAAGCAGGAGTGAACAGGATATCTTTTGGAATACAGTCCACCGATGATAACAGGCTTGGTTTTCTGGGACGTCTTCACGATTTCAAGACGGCAGTAAAAGCCGTTGAAACTGCTAATACTATCGGATTTGAGAACATATCTGCCGACATAATGCTTGGCGCCGCAGGTGAAACTTGTGATAGTCTTAAAAAGACAATAGATACCCTTTGTGATCTGCCTGTCAAGCATATCTCCGCTTATATGCTGAAGATAGAGGAAGGTACCGCTTTCAATAATGACAAGATAAAATCCTTGACAGCGGATGATGATCTTATGAGTGAACTATATCTCACAGCTGTGGAACGGCTTGATCTGCATGGGTTCAAACAGTATGAGATATCAAATTTCTGTAAAGATGGATATGAGTCACGTCATAACAACAAGTACTGGACAGGTGAGGATTATCTTGGATTTGGACCTGCTGCGCACTCCTTCTTCGGTGGTGTAAGATACTGCTGCCCTCCCGATACCGATGCTTTTACAAATGCACCTGTACAGCCTCGTGAAGTCACCGAACAGTCGGTAAACAAGGGTGAAGAATACATTCTTCTGGGGCTCAGGCTCTGCAAAGGCATATCACTTGACATAGTTAAAAGCTACTTCGGTCAGCCTGCCGCAGAACGTTTATATTCTCTGGCGCAGGAATTTTCAAAACACGGTCTTGTCAAACTTAAAGGCGATAATATAAGCCTGACAACGCAGGGATTTCTGCTTTCAAATGGGATAATATCCCAGTTTATTGACATCGTCGAGTGA
- a CDS encoding M15 family metallopeptidase, whose product MDKIKMSAVSCVLALMLAGCGSFDEKDVVNGSSVQAKDETKVPLIVVETRVQETEDMGEEVPAEETVPSQTEAPVLDSPMTESESSNAGTIILGGESPRSGQTLTQINIQEEDPYTNGQPVGNEVLPQSLDNVVNDYQNDQGTDVTENTQNNDGGEQVSANGYKIENVGGVTYVGGILIANKSYSLPQNYGSGIDPEVQMAFNEMQAAAWNDGINLFIVSGYRSYWYQDQLYWGYVNTRGSQDEVDRFSARAGFSEHQTGLAMDLNSASRSFEGTPEAQWIEQHCADYGFIIRYPDGKEAVTGFMYEPWHIRYLGKDLARQVTDSGLCLEEFLGINSYYK is encoded by the coding sequence ATGGATAAAATAAAAATGTCAGCTGTCAGCTGTGTGCTTGCTCTGATGCTTGCAGGTTGCGGCAGTTTTGACGAAAAGGACGTAGTCAACGGTTCCTCGGTCCAGGCCAAGGACGAGACTAAAGTTCCTCTTATAGTAGTAGAGACCCGAGTGCAGGAAACAGAAGACATGGGTGAGGAAGTTCCCGCAGAAGAAACTGTTCCCAGTCAGACTGAAGCCCCTGTACTTGATTCTCCCATGACGGAGAGCGAAAGTTCAAATGCAGGCACTATTATTTTGGGTGGTGAATCTCCCAGGTCGGGTCAGACGCTCACTCAGATCAATATTCAGGAAGAAGACCCTTATACAAACGGTCAGCCCGTGGGCAACGAAGTTCTGCCTCAGAGTCTGGATAATGTCGTGAATGATTATCAGAACGATCAGGGAACCGATGTCACGGAGAATACCCAGAACAATGATGGCGGTGAGCAGGTAAGCGCAAATGGTTACAAGATAGAGAATGTAGGCGGCGTTACATATGTCGGTGGTATACTTATAGCTAATAAATCATATTCTCTTCCCCAAAATTACGGTTCTGGAATTGACCCTGAAGTTCAGATGGCGTTCAATGAGATGCAGGCAGCTGCTTGGAATGACGGCATCAATCTCTTTATTGTTTCGGGTTACAGAAGCTATTGGTATCAGGATCAGCTTTACTGGGGCTATGTAAATACACGTGGCAGTCAGGATGAGGTTGACAGATTCTCTGCTAGAGCAGGATTCTCCGAGCATCAGACAGGTCTTGCTATGGATCTGAACAGTGCCAGCAGAAGCTTTGAGGGTACGCCCGAGGCGCAGTGGATAGAACAACACTGTGCTGATTACGGCTTCATTATCAGATATCCCGATGGCAAGGAGGCTGTCACGGGCTTTATGTACGAGCCATGGCACATAAGGTATCTTGGCAAAGACCTTGCCCGTCAGGTAACGGATTCGGGACTGTGCCTTGAAGAATTTCTGGGTATAAATTCTTATTATAAGTAA
- a CDS encoding GNAT family N-acetyltransferase produces MKIISFYKNDRQQHWLEEIEKCSWRAGKYLHEILTNGTFYDLTGADSELLLLTEGDDLVSFCTFAERDEIASREYSPWVGFVYTFPKYRGHRYMGLLFEKIENLAKEQNINSVYVSTDQIGLYEKYGFEYIKDMETIYGDISRVYVKLL; encoded by the coding sequence ATGAAGATAATCAGCTTTTATAAAAATGACAGACAGCAGCACTGGCTGGAAGAGATAGAAAAATGCAGCTGGAGAGCCGGGAAATATCTGCATGAGATACTTACTAACGGTACTTTTTATGATCTTACAGGTGCAGACTCTGAACTTCTTCTGCTGACGGAGGGTGATGATCTTGTATCCTTCTGCACTTTTGCTGAAAGAGATGAGATAGCATCAAGGGAGTATTCTCCTTGGGTGGGATTCGTCTATACTTTCCCAAAATACCGAGGACACAGGTACATGGGATTGTTGTTTGAGAAGATAGAAAATCTGGCAAAGGAACAAAATATCAATTCAGTTTATGTATCAACAGACCAGATCGGTCTTTACGAAAAATACGGATTTGAGTACATAAAAGATATGGAAACCATTTACGGCGATATATCCAGGGTATATGTAAAGCTCTTATAA